From the Pseudoalteromonas ulvae UL12 genome, the window TGGCACGGCTTTACGGAGGCATTCCGCAGAATGGTTGACAGTACTGTGTTGTTGCTTATTCAAATCCCAAGTCGAATTGTTTGTTAACATGACGCGTTATCCTTCTTACAATCAATCCTTACAGCTAGTGAGTGTAGTTGAGCCCAGATTAATGTGAGAAATATTTCCCTTATTTTTAACCAAAAAAAAGCTTGATAGTACTGCTATCAAGCTTTTAAAAAAGAAGAGCAAAACAGGTTAATCGTAAATCGTCGGGATTGGCTGGCGCTTATGTTCAGTGCGGGTATAAATTGCAATGAGTGTGTCTGCAACAGCTTTGTCGACTTCTTTTCCCTCGAGGAAGTCATCGATTTGATCGTAACTCAATCCTAGCGCTTCTTCGTCAGCAAGCCCTGGTTTATCGCATTCTAAGTCGGCCGTTGGGACTTTTTTAACTAAAATATCAGGGGCGCCTAGAGTGTGGGCAAGCAAGCGAACTTGGCGCTTAGATAAACCAAAAAGTGGTGCTAAGTCACATGCACCATCACCAAATTTAGTATAAAAACCAGTGATGTTTTCTGCGCTGTGATCAGTACCGACGACTAAGCCGCCGGTAAGTCCTGCGATTTCATATTGCGCAACCATCCGCTGGCGTGCTTTTACATTGCCTTTAACAAAGTCAACGGCGTCATTGCTTGGTAAAGGCAGCCCTGCTTGGTGCAAGCCTTGTAATGCTTGTGTATGCAAGCCATCTGCGCCGTCTTTGATATTAACCGTAATGCGTTTTGATGGCTGAATAAAATCAACCGCTAGTTGAGCTTCGTCTTCATCGGCTTGCACACCATAAGGTAAGCGCATTGCGATAAATTGATATTTATCGGTTGAGAGTTCAGTGTTGAGCTCGTCGACAGCAAGTTGGCATAAACGGCCACACGTAGACGAGTCGACTCCACCACTAATGCCCAGTACCAGCGAGCGAGAATGAGAAGCCAAAAGTTTTGTTTTAATAAAGTCGATACGGCGTTTGATTTCAAATGCCGGATCGATTGTTGGTAGCACTTTCATTTCGGCTAAAATGTGCGCGCGCATGGGCTCTCCTAAAAGTAGCGATAATAAAAAACTAGCCAGTATTATCTGGCTTCATGACAAAAAGTTAAAGCCCTAAACTCTGTTTAATTTGCTCAACTTGGTGTTTTAATTCGGCGATCTCTAGTTTAAGTTCTCCGATTTCTTGCTGCAAAGCTTGACTGTTTTGCGGGTGATTGGGCTCGTTTGCTTCGGCTGTGAATTCAGGAGCGGCCTCACAGAAAAGCTGACTATATCGAGATTCGCGTTTACCCTGTTCTCTTGCGTGCTTAGCGACGTAACCTTGTTCAATGAGAGTATTGAGGGCTTGTTCTACTTCTTGCACATTCGCAAATTCCGCCAAACGATTTGTTCGGGTACGTAACTCGCCCGGTGTTTGTGGGCCTCTTAGAAGCATCACGCAAATAATGGCTTTTTGCTGAGCGGTAAATTTTAGGCTTCCGAATTCTGTATTGCAGAAACGATGTGTGTATTTATCGACGCGACCAGAAAACCCCTCATCTTTTGTTACTAGTCGGCTAGCAGCAAGTTCATCAAGTGCATTTTGTACATCAGCTTCAGTCAAGCTAAGCACTGGCTCGCGATTTGATTTTTGGTTACAAGCATTGGTTAGGTTATTTACGGACATCGGATATTGCTCGGGAGTGGTGACTTCTTTTTCGAGCATGCAACCAATAACGCGTGCTTGCATTGGTGTGAGTATTAATTCCATCTGTGATACCTCTTAATGCGTTGAATTGACACTGTAAACGAGCTGCAGGTGTGATGCAATTAGGATGAAGTTAAAGGTCGGATATATCGTCAGCCATCGATACAGCAAAATCATCGAATGTTTAAACTTTCGTCATATTTTGATCATCAAATCTTAGTATTAACATCAAAGGTAAGTGTGGTAATTTGAGTTAATAATAAAATCAATGTCATAACAACAGGAATGAACGCAATGATACTGCGGCTATTTAAGTGGATAACAACCGGGTTAATTTTATTGGCTTTGTTAACAACCGCTCTGGTTTATGGGGTGTTAAGTATCAGCTTACCAAGTTTGTCTGGTCAGGGTCAGTCTCAGGGGGTTTCACAGCCTGTTTCGATAGCTCGTGATGCGCTCGGAACCGCAGTGGTCTCTGCAAACAATCGCGTTGATGCAGCTTATGCACTTGGCTTTGCTCACAG encodes:
- a CDS encoding YceH family protein, translated to MELILTPMQARVIGCMLEKEVTTPEQYPMSVNNLTNACNQKSNREPVLSLTEADVQNALDELAASRLVTKDEGFSGRVDKYTHRFCNTEFGSLKFTAQQKAIICVMLLRGPQTPGELRTRTNRLAEFANVQEVEQALNTLIEQGYVAKHAREQGKRESRYSQLFCEAAPEFTAEANEPNHPQNSQALQQEIGELKLEIAELKHQVEQIKQSLGL
- the nadE gene encoding ammonia-dependent NAD(+) synthetase — its product is MRAHILAEMKVLPTIDPAFEIKRRIDFIKTKLLASHSRSLVLGISGGVDSSTCGRLCQLAVDELNTELSTDKYQFIAMRLPYGVQADEDEAQLAVDFIQPSKRITVNIKDGADGLHTQALQGLHQAGLPLPSNDAVDFVKGNVKARQRMVAQYEIAGLTGGLVVGTDHSAENITGFYTKFGDGACDLAPLFGLSKRQVRLLAHTLGAPDILVKKVPTADLECDKPGLADEEALGLSYDQIDDFLEGKEVDKAVADTLIAIYTRTEHKRQPIPTIYD